The Geomonas ferrireducens genome includes a window with the following:
- a CDS encoding B12-binding domain-containing radical SAM protein, with the protein MRLVFVNVMQELQKFDSTAYITQPPVPLAILNSATPAGIETALMDEQTEQIRYTGDAFAFSVSTQNSAAVYDHADALRSAGKKVLLGGIHVTVCPDEALQHADAIVTGEAEGVWPEVCADLLAGALKGRYDGAPTPSERMSPVDYRFFGSRRYLTPASLFATRGCNRRCSFCVSSNHMGPYRMKPLDVLEQEIDQLSELYPGIFLQFTDDNLLADKNYRGELLPLLRRKGVKFITMVTVDQYCDASLVEEMAASGCIGVAVGVESVDDDNCASMNKYQNLSQPFRDAVRHANGCGIQTAALIMLGLPHDTPARLEHTLRELQDVPCSLYDIRILRIYPSTSLYSEMLTTGEVTENWWLQKEPHGDCNHLLPSCLSVHFRHRNFGAMELQRMALRYTSELNRMNRASIMDITRIGSRGNGFKLAATVLYARRRAAGQARRLQQQVEGAIAAQQALTSCAAQ; encoded by the coding sequence ATGAGACTCGTATTCGTCAATGTCATGCAAGAGTTGCAGAAGTTTGACTCCACCGCTTACATCACGCAGCCCCCCGTTCCACTGGCCATCCTGAACTCGGCAACCCCTGCCGGCATTGAAACCGCTCTCATGGACGAACAGACGGAGCAGATCCGCTATACCGGCGACGCTTTCGCCTTTTCCGTTTCCACGCAGAACTCCGCAGCGGTCTATGACCACGCCGATGCGCTGCGCTCCGCAGGTAAAAAGGTGCTACTTGGGGGGATCCACGTGACGGTCTGCCCGGACGAGGCGTTGCAGCATGCCGACGCCATCGTCACCGGCGAGGCCGAAGGGGTATGGCCCGAGGTATGTGCCGACCTGCTGGCCGGGGCCCTCAAGGGGAGGTATGACGGTGCTCCCACTCCTTCAGAGCGGATGTCCCCTGTCGATTACCGCTTTTTCGGATCACGCCGTTACCTCACCCCGGCCTCCCTGTTTGCCACCCGCGGGTGCAACCGTCGCTGTTCCTTCTGCGTGAGCTCCAACCACATGGGCCCTTACCGGATGAAGCCACTCGACGTACTGGAACAGGAGATCGACCAACTCTCAGAGCTTTATCCCGGCATCTTCCTGCAGTTCACCGACGACAACCTTCTCGCTGACAAGAACTACCGCGGCGAACTGCTCCCTCTGCTTCGCCGCAAAGGGGTGAAGTTCATCACCATGGTTACCGTGGACCAGTACTGTGATGCATCACTCGTTGAAGAGATGGCCGCATCCGGTTGCATTGGGGTGGCGGTAGGGGTTGAGTCGGTCGACGACGACAACTGCGCCTCGATGAACAAGTACCAAAACCTGTCACAGCCGTTTCGCGATGCCGTCCGCCACGCAAACGGCTGCGGCATCCAGACCGCTGCCCTTATCATGCTCGGACTCCCGCACGACACGCCGGCACGGCTCGAGCACACCCTGCGCGAGCTGCAGGATGTCCCCTGTTCCCTGTACGACATCCGCATCCTGCGCATCTACCCCAGTACATCCCTTTACAGCGAGATGCTCACTACCGGCGAGGTCACCGAAAACTGGTGGTTGCAAAAGGAGCCACACGGTGACTGCAATCACCTGCTGCCCAGTTGCCTCAGCGTCCACTTCCGGCACCGCAACTTCGGGGCCATGGAACTGCAACGCATGGCCCTGCGGTACACCTCGGAGCTGAACCGGATGAACCGGGCCTCGATCATGGACATCACCCGCATCGGCAGCCGGGGCAACGGTTTCAAGCTTGCCGCCACCGTGCTCTACGCCCGCCGCCGCGCGGCCGGCCAGGCGCGCCGTCTGCAGCAGCAGGTGGAGGGCGCCATAGCGGCGCAACAGGCGCTGACGTCATGCGCGGCGCAGTAG
- a CDS encoding acyl-CoA dehydratase activase, producing the protein MRGAVGLCLGATTITMAQRRGHGVRIDSFPHEGKVAARLLPLLRAVGDAPVGLTGRKFCRQLPLPTVSEPEAVELAFAHLRHRFPDADCIVSVGGETFMLYLLNDEGKIRDVHAGNKCAAGTGEFFTQQARRMGLTLEEALELASWETPHRVAGRCSVFCKSDCTHAMNKGVPKGQVVAGICAMMAGKVAELLKKARARRALIVGGCSLNHVMIDLLRQGYPELAVPEEAVGFEALGAMLWAEQHGLPAGTVEAALACRKRTFAPLPPLGDGLARVTFHTLAPGTFAPGEYLCGLDAGSTTTKAVLMRRDNKSIVASAYLRTNGDPIAASRACYQSLLAQLPSGSTPDIVGLGVTGSGRLIVGLHGMTDGVVNEIVAHATAAVAFDPEVETIFEIGGQDAKYTFISQRVASDYAMNEACSAGTGSFLEEACRETLGVGTEEIAPLALRATHPPNFSDQCAAFIGSDVNSAVQEGVSTEDVAGGLVYSICQNYLNRVKGNRPVGGKIFMQGGVCYNRAVPAAMASLCGQPIVVPPEPGLMGAYGAALEVLSRLENKLLERAPFDLEVLAGREVRYLEPFTCPGREGCDRKCSISRIVLDGCTFPFGGACSRYEGRRAAAKQGEDLVALREEMVFKKHVPTSCATGATVGVLPALFSGTFYPLYAHFFAALGMRVVTPERPAPEGIEAATAPFCHPVLLSHGYLRSALDAGIDHVFLPHVKNAALEGKPGEANCTCPLVQGEPYYLAAAFPEEVPQRLLTAVLDFQDRQKLQGAFTAIGKRLGFSTARSNHAFSVAWESFLTLHREMEERGRRFLDELDPAATAIVLFGRPYQAFSRLANLSIPLKLSDRGCTVIPHDLLFHGESAARDELMYWSTGRQMLQVADLVKRHPNLFGVFVTSFGCGPDSFLLGYFRDRMGRKPSLTLELDAHTADAGIDTRIEAFLDVIRNYRESLASPRVVTRAAVKEGARQDMPRPGKGNASGCRLDAPAVKVLVPTMGVSGSRGVVCAFRYAGVDAVLAPPPGLEELNLGKAVATCKECLPLLLTVGTLRRYLQQEKRPGESLLFFMPGSDGPCRFGQYRVFLENYLVKNDIRDVAVLSLSCENGYAGLPYRFTRRAWQAVCVGDGMDEIEATLRAQAMDVPAALARLELMKERIFASIARDDSNRLLRVIGGEAAALSAFPRKKETKPLIIRLLGEIYVRHDGFSRQGLVERLTERGIVVRTAPVAEWLQYSDYCMSHGLASKSFQARERIKSVLTQKVKAGDRSAVEKELSRSGYYEGEGYDVADLVRASAPLLNPELATEATLTVGTTLLELGRGTHGVISIGPFGCMPSRVAEAVLSGRGRAAGAPLSDLPFLVIEVDGNAFPQLVEARLESFLLAAQRLRDRQVNAPYRFQQGPDKKMPGARCLLQRKLRQPGRLLE; encoded by the coding sequence ATGCGCGGCGCAGTAGGACTCTGCCTCGGGGCAACCACCATCACCATGGCCCAGCGCCGGGGTCACGGGGTAAGGATCGACTCCTTTCCGCACGAGGGGAAGGTCGCGGCACGACTCCTGCCGCTACTGCGTGCCGTCGGTGATGCGCCGGTCGGGCTCACCGGGCGCAAGTTCTGCCGGCAACTTCCGCTGCCGACGGTCTCCGAGCCCGAGGCGGTGGAGCTTGCCTTCGCCCACCTGCGCCACCGGTTCCCCGATGCGGACTGCATCGTCTCGGTCGGAGGCGAGACCTTCATGCTGTACCTCCTGAATGACGAGGGCAAGATCCGGGACGTTCACGCGGGGAACAAGTGCGCTGCAGGAACCGGAGAATTCTTCACGCAGCAGGCCCGCCGTATGGGGCTTACCCTTGAAGAAGCCCTGGAGCTGGCTAGCTGGGAGACGCCGCACCGCGTGGCAGGGCGCTGCTCGGTGTTTTGCAAGAGCGACTGCACCCACGCGATGAACAAGGGGGTCCCCAAGGGGCAGGTCGTAGCAGGCATTTGCGCCATGATGGCCGGCAAGGTCGCCGAGCTTTTGAAGAAGGCGCGAGCCCGACGGGCGCTTATCGTCGGCGGTTGCAGCCTAAACCACGTGATGATCGATTTGCTGCGTCAGGGGTACCCCGAACTGGCAGTCCCGGAGGAGGCGGTGGGGTTCGAGGCGCTTGGGGCGATGCTTTGGGCAGAGCAGCATGGCTTGCCCGCCGGCACAGTGGAGGCCGCCTTGGCCTGTCGGAAGCGAACGTTTGCGCCCCTCCCACCGCTTGGTGACGGGCTCGCACGGGTCACCTTCCACACCCTCGCGCCTGGCACCTTTGCACCAGGGGAATACCTCTGCGGCCTCGATGCCGGAAGCACAACGACCAAAGCGGTCCTCATGCGGCGCGACAACAAAAGCATCGTCGCCAGTGCCTACCTGCGCACCAACGGGGATCCGATCGCCGCCAGCCGGGCGTGCTACCAAAGCCTGCTCGCACAGCTTCCCTCCGGCTCGACACCTGACATCGTGGGACTCGGCGTCACCGGGAGCGGTCGGCTGATCGTGGGCCTACATGGCATGACCGACGGCGTTGTGAACGAGATAGTAGCTCATGCCACCGCGGCCGTAGCGTTCGATCCCGAGGTGGAGACCATCTTCGAGATCGGCGGTCAGGACGCCAAGTACACCTTCATTTCCCAGCGGGTCGCAAGCGACTATGCCATGAATGAGGCTTGCTCCGCCGGGACCGGTTCCTTTCTGGAGGAGGCCTGCCGGGAGACCCTGGGGGTTGGAACCGAAGAAATCGCCCCGTTAGCGCTCCGGGCAACGCACCCGCCCAACTTCTCCGACCAGTGCGCCGCCTTTATCGGCAGTGACGTCAACAGCGCCGTGCAGGAGGGAGTAAGTACCGAGGACGTGGCGGGGGGGCTCGTCTACTCGATCTGCCAGAATTACCTGAACAGGGTCAAGGGGAACCGCCCGGTCGGAGGCAAAATCTTCATGCAGGGTGGGGTCTGCTACAACCGGGCGGTCCCCGCGGCGATGGCTTCGCTCTGCGGACAGCCCATCGTGGTTCCGCCGGAGCCAGGGCTGATGGGCGCCTACGGCGCCGCTCTGGAGGTGCTAAGCCGTCTCGAGAACAAACTTTTGGAGCGCGCTCCCTTCGATCTTGAGGTTCTTGCCGGCCGCGAAGTACGTTATCTCGAGCCTTTCACCTGCCCGGGCCGGGAAGGATGCGATCGAAAGTGCAGCATCTCCCGTATCGTTCTTGACGGGTGCACCTTCCCTTTCGGAGGCGCCTGCAGCAGATACGAGGGGCGACGGGCCGCCGCGAAGCAGGGGGAAGATCTGGTCGCCCTGCGCGAGGAGATGGTCTTTAAAAAACACGTCCCCACCTCCTGCGCCACCGGCGCCACGGTAGGGGTCCTCCCCGCTCTATTTTCCGGCACCTTCTACCCTCTTTATGCCCACTTCTTCGCAGCGCTCGGCATGCGGGTGGTCACCCCCGAACGCCCCGCCCCGGAAGGGATCGAAGCCGCCACGGCACCCTTTTGCCATCCGGTGCTTTTAAGCCACGGGTATCTGCGCAGCGCGCTCGATGCCGGGATAGACCATGTCTTTCTTCCCCACGTGAAAAATGCGGCGCTCGAGGGGAAACCGGGGGAGGCTAACTGCACCTGCCCTCTGGTTCAGGGGGAACCGTATTATCTTGCCGCCGCCTTTCCCGAAGAGGTGCCGCAACGGCTTTTGACTGCCGTACTCGATTTTCAGGACCGGCAGAAACTGCAGGGTGCGTTCACCGCCATCGGCAAGCGGCTCGGCTTCTCCACCGCACGATCCAACCACGCCTTTTCCGTCGCCTGGGAGAGTTTTCTCACTCTGCATCGGGAGATGGAGGAACGGGGACGACGCTTCCTGGACGAGCTCGATCCCGCAGCGACAGCCATCGTCCTATTCGGGCGCCCTTACCAGGCCTTCAGCCGTCTCGCCAACCTCTCCATTCCCCTGAAGCTGTCGGACCGTGGTTGCACCGTGATCCCCCATGATCTTCTTTTTCACGGGGAGAGCGCGGCGCGGGACGAGCTCATGTACTGGAGTACCGGACGGCAGATGCTGCAGGTGGCCGATCTTGTGAAACGACACCCAAACCTCTTCGGGGTGTTCGTGACAAGCTTCGGGTGCGGGCCGGACTCCTTCCTGCTTGGGTACTTCAGGGACCGCATGGGACGAAAACCTTCACTCACCCTGGAACTCGACGCCCATACCGCCGATGCCGGCATCGACACGAGGATCGAGGCGTTCCTCGACGTAATACGCAACTACCGGGAGTCCCTCGCCTCCCCGCGCGTCGTCACCCGCGCCGCGGTGAAGGAAGGCGCGCGGCAGGACATGCCCCGCCCGGGCAAAGGCAACGCAAGCGGCTGCCGCCTTGACGCCCCCGCCGTGAAGGTTCTGGTCCCGACCATGGGGGTGTCCGGGTCGAGGGGTGTCGTCTGCGCCTTCCGGTATGCAGGCGTTGATGCCGTTCTGGCCCCCCCTCCGGGGCTGGAGGAGTTGAACCTCGGCAAGGCGGTCGCGACCTGCAAGGAGTGCCTTCCACTGCTACTGACCGTCGGGACGCTGCGCAGGTATCTGCAGCAGGAAAAGCGCCCCGGGGAATCCCTGCTCTTCTTCATGCCCGGCTCCGACGGTCCCTGCCGCTTCGGCCAATATCGGGTGTTCCTGGAAAATTACCTTGTTAAGAACGATATACGTGACGTCGCCGTATTAAGCCTTAGCTGCGAGAACGGTTACGCCGGGTTACCGTACCGGTTCACGCGCCGAGCCTGGCAGGCGGTCTGTGTCGGAGACGGGATGGATGAGATTGAAGCGACGCTCAGGGCGCAGGCGATGGATGTCCCGGCAGCCCTTGCCCGGCTCGAATTGATGAAGGAGCGCATCTTCGCGAGCATCGCCAGGGATGACAGCAACCGACTGCTGCGGGTGATCGGGGGGGAAGCCGCTGCCCTCTCAGCTTTCCCGCGCAAGAAGGAGACGAAGCCGCTCATAATCAGGCTCCTTGGCGAAATCTACGTGCGCCACGACGGTTTTTCACGTCAGGGGCTGGTCGAGCGCCTTACCGAGCGGGGCATAGTGGTTCGCACCGCGCCTGTAGCGGAGTGGCTTCAGTACAGTGACTACTGCATGTCTCACGGGCTCGCCTCGAAAAGCTTTCAGGCCAGGGAGCGGATCAAGTCGGTTCTGACCCAGAAGGTAAAGGCAGGCGACCGGTCGGCGGTAGAAAAGGAACTGTCGCGCTCCGGCTACTACGAGGGGGAGGGATATGATGTGGCCGATTTGGTCCGCGCCAGCGCTCCGCTTCTGAACCCGGAACTCGCCACTGAAGCGACTCTTACCGTCGGCACCACACTTTTGGAACTGGGTCGGGGAACGCATGGCGTGATCAGCATCGGTCCATTCGGATGCATGCCTAGCAGGGTCGCGGAAGCCGTACTGAGCGGGAGGGGGCGGGCGGCAGGCGCGCCGTTGTCAGACCTCCCCTTCCTCGTCATCGAGGTGGACGGCAATGCCTTCCCCCAACTTGTGGAAGCACGCCTTGAGAGTTTCCTGCTGGCCGCCCAGCGCCTGCGAGACCGGCAGGTGAACGCTCCCTATCGGTTTCAGCAAGGGCCGGATAAAAAAATGCCGGGCGCTAGATGCCTCCTGCAAAGGAAGCTCCGGCAACCCGGCCGATTGTTGGAGTGA
- a CDS encoding transglutaminase-like domain-containing protein codes for MKQYLEATEYIDWHHPAILEKARTLSAGETNKTVTAKRCFEFVRDKIKHSWDYKLGPVTCRASEVLEHGTGYCYAKSHLLAALLRANQIPAGLCYQRLSLHDGGPPYCLHSLNAIWLPDHGWYRVDPRGNKPGIEARFSPPDEQLAFPINERLEADLPEIWPEPLPVVVRVLTTHETIAQVYQNLPDIELFRSFGSETHTF; via the coding sequence ATGAAACAGTATCTTGAAGCTACGGAATATATCGATTGGCATCATCCGGCCATTCTGGAAAAGGCACGGACCTTGTCGGCTGGTGAAACGAACAAGACTGTGACCGCTAAGCGCTGCTTCGAGTTCGTCCGCGACAAGATCAAGCATAGCTGGGACTACAAGTTGGGGCCGGTGACCTGCCGCGCGTCAGAGGTTCTCGAGCATGGCACCGGCTATTGCTATGCCAAGAGTCACCTCTTGGCCGCTCTGCTGCGCGCGAACCAGATTCCTGCAGGTCTTTGCTATCAGCGCCTCTCCCTGCACGACGGCGGCCCACCTTATTGCCTGCACAGTCTGAACGCTATCTGGCTGCCGGATCACGGCTGGTACCGGGTCGATCCCCGCGGCAACAAGCCGGGCATCGAGGCCCGGTTCTCTCCCCCGGATGAGCAGCTCGCCTTCCCTATCAACGAGCGCCTGGAGGCCGACCTCCCCGAGATCTGGCCCGAGCCGTTGCCTGTTGTGGTCAGGGTGCTCACCACGCACGAGACCATCGCCCAGGTGTACCAGAACCTACCCGACATCGAACTCTTCCGCAGCTTCGGTTCCGAGACTCATACTTTCTGA
- a CDS encoding heavy metal response regulator transcription factor, whose protein sequence is MRLLIVEDELKTATFLKKGLTENGFVVDTAHNGEDGLHLVLTGTYDLVILDVGLPERSGWSVVTEIRQHGKGLPVLFLTARDTVTDRIKGLELGADDYLVKPFSFAELLVRVRTILRRGPLRNEDTLQIADLTIDLNRHRAFRSGTRLDLAPKEFSLLSLLARRAGEVLTRTVIADQLWDMNFDSGTNVVDVAIRRLRTKVDDPFPQKLIHTIRGVGYVLEEH, encoded by the coding sequence ATGCGCCTCTTGATCGTAGAAGACGAGTTAAAAACAGCGACATTCCTGAAAAAAGGACTCACCGAAAACGGCTTTGTCGTCGACACCGCGCATAACGGTGAGGACGGCCTGCATCTGGTCCTCACGGGAACCTACGACCTCGTCATCCTGGACGTCGGGCTCCCCGAGCGCTCAGGCTGGTCCGTTGTGACGGAGATACGCCAGCACGGCAAGGGACTCCCGGTGCTGTTTTTGACTGCGCGAGATACCGTCACCGACCGCATCAAAGGCCTGGAACTGGGTGCCGACGACTACCTGGTGAAGCCGTTTTCCTTTGCCGAACTGCTGGTCAGGGTGCGCACTATCCTGCGTCGCGGCCCCCTACGCAACGAGGATACCCTCCAGATCGCCGATCTGACCATCGACCTGAACCGGCACCGGGCCTTCCGCTCCGGGACCCGCCTCGACCTCGCCCCCAAAGAATTTTCCCTGCTCTCCCTTTTGGCCCGCCGTGCGGGAGAGGTGCTCACCCGAACCGTCATAGCCGATCAGCTATGGGACATGAACTTCGACAGCGGCACCAACGTGGTGGATGTGGCAATCCGGCGCTTGCGCACCAAGGTGGACGATCCGTTCCCGCAAAAGTTGATTCACACCATCCGTGGAGTCGGTTATGTCCTGGAAGAGCACTAG